CGACGCCGCGCGGATCGCGCTCGGCGACCCCGAGACGCTGGTGGCGCTGCGGGGGCGCGGCTCGAGCCTGCGCACCGTCGAGGCGGGCGGCGAGCGGTTCCGGGTCGTGGCGGTGCCGGCGCAGAGCACCGGCCAGGCGCTGGTGATCGCCCAGTCGCTCGAGGCGCAGGAGAAGGTGCTGGCCAAGGTGGGCGTCGTGACGCTCCTGCTCGGCCTCGCCGGGGTGGTGCTCGCGGGGTTCGCCGGGTGGGGCGTGGCGCGCAACGGGCTCAAGCCCGTGCGCCGCCTGACCGGGGCCGTCGAGACCATCGCGCGCACCGAGCAGCTCACCCCGATCCCCGTCGAGGGCGACGACGAGATCGCCCGGCTCTCGACCTCCTTCAACCAGATGCTCGCCGCGCTCGAGGCCTCCCGCGACCGCCAGCGCCGGCTGGTCGCCGACGCCGGCCACGAGCTGCGCACCCCCCTCACCTCCCTGCGCACCAACATCGACCTGCTCAGCCAGGCCACCGCCGCCGACGACGACCCGCACGCGCTGCACCTGCCGCCCGAGGCCCGCCAGGAGCTGATGGACGACGTGCGCGCGCAGACCGAGGAGCTGACCACCCTCATCGGCGACCTCGTCGAGCTGGCGCGCGACGAGCCGCTCGCCCACGTCGTGGAGACCATCGACCTCGCCGAGCTGGTCGAGCACGCGGTCTCGCGGGTGCGCCGCCGCGCCCCCGGGGTCCGCTTCGAGGTGCACACCGACGCCTGGGAGGTCGTCGGCGAGTCCGGCACCCTCGAGCGCGCGGTCACCAACCTGCTCGACAACGCCGCCAAGTGGAGCCCCGCCGGCGGCACGGTGCGGGTGCACCTGGCCGACGGCGAGCTCAGCGTCGACGACGAGGGCCCCGGCATCGCCGAGCACGACCGGCCCCACGTGTTCGAGCGGTTCTACCGCGCCGAGGAGTCCCGCTCGATGCCCGGCTCCGGGCTCGGCCTAGCGATCGTGGCCCAGGCCGCCGAGCGGCACTCGGGCTCGGTGCGCGCCGAGGCGTCGGCGTACGGCGGGGCGCGGCTGGTGCTGCGGCTGCCCGGACGGCCGCCGGCACCGCGCGACCTCTAGGGTCGGCGCGTGGACCTCTCCTTCTTCACCCGCGACGGCGACGTGCTCGTGCCGACCGAGATGGCGCTGAGCAGCTGGTCGGGCGACCAGCTGCACGGGGTGGCCGTCAGCGGCGCGCTGGGCCGGGCCGCCGAGCAGGCCGTCGAGGCCATCGGGCGCGCCGAGCTGGTGCCGGTGCGGCTGACCGTCGACCTGTTCCGCGCCACCCGGATGCGGCCCTGCCGCCTCGAGACCACCGTCGTGCGCGAGGGACCGCGGCTGTGCCTCGTCGACGTGCACCTGCTCCAGGACGGCGACGACACCGAGGACGGGCCGGTCGCGACCGCGCGCGCCTCGGTGCTGTTCCTGCGCACCGGCGAGGCGCCGACCGGCGAGGTGTGGATGCCGCAGGACGCCCCGCAGCCGCCCCCGGTCGAGGTGGCCCCGGTCTCCGACCAGCCGCACGTGCCCTACCTGCGCAGCGACGCCGACTGGTCACAGAACTTCCGCGAGCACCAGAACGCCGGCCGCAAGACGACCTGGAACACCCCGCCCGCGATCGTCTCGGGCGAGCCGCTGACCGGCTTCCAGGCCGCTGCCGCGATGGCCGACGGCACCAGCCTGACCAGCAACTGGGGCAGCCGGGGCGTCGAGCACATCAACGCCGACATCACCCTGACCCTGGCCCGGCGGCCGGTCGGGGTCACCGTGGGCCTGCACGCCACCGACCGCGTCGAGCACGACGGCATCGCGGTGGGCACCGCGACCCTCTTCGACCGCGAGGGCCGCCTGGGCACGACCGTGGTCACCGCGATGAGCAACACCAAGCGCTCGGTCGACCTCGGCTCCGACGACCGGGCCCGCGGCGACGACGTCTGAGGCGGTGCCTGAGGTGGGTCCGAGGGGGCCCGCTCAGGCCTCGTTGGTGTTCGGGTCGCGCCACTCCCGCTCGAAGGGCAGGCGCCAGGCCCGCGGGGCGATGAGCTGGTGGATGGCGTTGGGGCCCCACGAGCCGGGCGGGTAGCTGCGCACCGGCGGCGGGTCCTCGAGCAGCGGCGCCGACTTGGCCCACAGCTCCTCGATGCCGTCGGCGGTGGTGAAGAGCGTGTGGTCGCCGCGCATCGCGTCGTGGATCAGCCGCTCGTAGGCCTCGAGCACCAGGCCCGAGGACGGGGTGTCGTGGGTGGCGAACTGCATCGAGAGCTTGTCGAGCTTCATGCCCGGGCCCGGGCGCTTGCCGTAGAACGACAGCGACATCCGCGACTGGTCGGCCAGGTCGAAGGTCAGGTGGTCGGGTCCGTGCCTGCCCACCCCCGAGCCGGCCGGGAACATCGTCAGCGGCGGCTCCTTGAAGGCGATGGAGATGATCCGCGCGCTCTCGGCGAGCTTCTTGCCGGTGCGCAGGTAGAACGGGACGCCGGCCCAGCGCCAGTTGTCGATCTCGACGCGCAGCGCCGTGAAGGTCTCGGTGTCGGAGTCGTCGGCCACCTCGTCCTTGCCGCGGTAGCCGGCGTACTGCCCGCGCACCACGTGGTGCGGCTCGATCGGCTTCATCGAGCGGAAGACCTTGAGCTTCTCGTCGCCGATCGGGTCCTGGGTCAGCGACGTCGGCGGCTCCATCGCCATGAACGTCAGCACCTGCATCAGGTGGGTGACGACCATGTCGCGGTAGGCGCCGGTGGCCTCGTAGAACGACGTTCGGCCCTCGAGGCCCAGCGTCTCGGGCACGTCGATCTGCACGTGGTCGATGAAGTTGCGGTTCCAGATCGGCTCGAAGAGGCCGTTGGCGAAGCGGAAGGCCAGGATGTTCTGAGCGGCCTCCTTGCCCAGGAAGTGGTCGATGCGGAAGACCTGCGACTCGTCGAAGACCTCGTGCACACGGGCGTTGAGCGCCTTGGCCGACTCCAGGTCGGTGCCGAACGGCTTCTCCATCACCACCCGCGAGCGCTCGACCAGGCCGCACTCGTCGAGCTGCTTGAGCACGTCGAGGGCGGCGCTCGGCGGCACCGAGAGGTAGTGCAGGCGGCGCTTGTCGTGGATGTCGCCCGGCAGCAGCGTCTCGGCCCGGTAGACCTCGTCGCGCAGCGCCTCCGTACCCGCACCCTGCGAGACGTAGCTCAGCATCGCCGCGAAATCGTGCCAGGTGTCGGCGTCGAAGTCGTCCTTGGCGAACTCCTGGCAGGCCTTGCGCGCCAGGTCGACGAAGTCGTCGTCGGTCATGTCCTCCAGCGAGGTGCCCACGATCTTGGCGTCCCTGAGCAGGTCGGCCTGGAAGAGGTGCAGCAGCCCCGGCAGGAGCTTGCGCCTGGCCAGGTCCCCGGTGGCGCCGAACAGGACGACGACGTGCGGCTTCTCCATGGCCCCGAGGCTAACGGTCCCTTGTTACGCGTCGAAGACGGCCAGCAACCGGTCGGCCTTCAACCGGGCCTCGGCCCACTCGTCCTCGACCTCGGAGAGCACCGTGACGCCCCCGCCGGTGCCCAGGCGCCAGGTGCCGTCGCCGCGGGTGCTCAGCGCCCGGATGACCACCCCGAGGTCGGCGCGCCCGTCGGCGCTGAGCCACCCGAAGGCGCCGGCGTACGCGCCGCGGGGGCTCTCCTCGACCGCGTCGATGACCTCCATCGTGCGCAGCTTGGGCGCCCCGGTCATCGACCCCGCGGGGAAGAGGGCGCGCAGCGCACCGACCGTGGTCACCTCATCGCGCAGCCGCCCGCGCACCACGCTGACGAGCTGGTGGAGGCTGGCGTAGGTCTCGACCTCCATCAGCGTCGGCACCTGCACCGAGCCGGGCTCGCAGACCCCCGCCACGTCGTTGCGCAGCAGGTCGACGACCATCAGGTTCTCGGCGCGCTGCTTGGGGTCGCCGGCCAGCCGCTCGCGCAGCGCGGTGTCGCTCGCGGCGTCGGCCCCGCGCGGGGCGGTGCCCTTGATCGGCTTGGTCTCCAGCACCCGGTCGGCCCCCACCAGCGCGTAGCGCTCGGGGCTGCTGCTCAGCAGCCACCCGCGCGCGCCCGCCACGTCGTGCTGCAGGAAGCCGGCGTACGGCGCCGGGTTCAGCGCCCGCAGCCGCAGGTAGGCCGCGACCGGGTCGAGGCCCGAGACGACCTCCTCGCGCAGTGTCAGGTTGACCTCGTAGGTGTCGCCGGCGTGCAACCGCTCCTGGACCTCCGCGAACGCCGCCCGGTAGGCCGCGGACGCTGGTCGAGGAGGTGGCGCAGCCACCGTCTCGAGACCCCCCGGGCCCGCCGCCATGTCCGGGTGCTCGAAGAACCGCACGTGGCTCGGGCGCATCCACACCGCGTCGGGCACGTCGAGCGACGGGCGGGCCGGCAGGTCGGGACGGCAGGCGTAGCCCAGGTGGCCGAACCACTGGTCGGCCGGGCCGCCGGCGGCCAGCTCGGCCTCGAGCACCGCGAAGACGTCGTCACCGACCACCTCGGCGCGCCCGCCGCTGTGGCGGGTGACCTCGCGGCGCCCGGCGTCGTAGGTCAGCGACACGTCGTCGGGCTCGCACCAGCCCAGGATGGAGCGGCGCCCCGACCACTCCCGCGCCCCGCCGCCGTCGAGCCAGAAGCAGCGCTCGTGGGTCGCCGCCACCTGCTCGAAGACCGCCACCGGGTCGCTCGGGGGGCCGCTCACCGGGTGCCCCGCAGGAAGGAGGCGACCAGGGCGGCGCCGTGGCGCGACAGGACCGACTCGGGGTGGAACTGCACGCCCTCGAGCGGCAGGTCGCGGTGGCGCACCCCCATCACCACCGGCGGGTCCTCGGGGGTGGCGCCGGCGCAGGTGGAGCTCACCTCGAGGCACGCGGGCACCTCGAGCGCGGCCAGGGAGTGGTAGCGCACCACCTCGAAGCCCTGGGGCAGGCCGGTCAGGACGCCGCGCCCGTCGTGGGTCAGCGCCGAGACGGTGCCGTGGGCGGGGGGCACCCGGCCCACGCGGCCGCCGTACGTCGTGACCAGCCCCTGCATGCCCAGGCACACGCCGAGCACCGGCCGGGTGGCGCGGCGCAGCACCTCGACGCCGACGGCGAAGTCGCGCGGGTCGTCGGGGCGCCCAGGACCCGGCGAGAGCACGACGTGGCTGTGGCGCAGCACGTCGTCGGGGTCGCTCTCGTCATGTTGGACCACCCGCGGCAGCCGGCCGGTGACCTCGGCGACCAGGTGCACCAGGTTCTGGGTGTAGGAGTCGTGGTGGTCGACCACGACCACGTCGGGGGCGCTCACCAGCCCGCACCGACCATGAAATGCGACAAGCCCGGTGGATCTGGGGGGCAGTCTCCACCGGGCTCCGACCCGCGTCGCGTGTCGAGGCGAAACACTACCCGGGCCAGACCGGGAAGCATCCTCCGATCGGTCATTCTTGACCGACGAGCAGGTCACGCACGAGCGTGTGGAGCAGGTCGAAGCCGTTCTGGGTCAGGATCGACTCGGCGTGGAACTGGATGCCGCGGTAGTGCGGCCCGCGCAGCGCGTGCACGTCGCCGGTCGCGGGGTCGGTGTCGACCTCGACGCCCTCGGGCAGCACCGTGTCGTCGCCGACCCGGCCGACGAAGGTGTTGTAGAAGCCGACCCGCTCGGTGCGCCCGGCCAGCCGCACCGGCGACTGGGTGCCCTGGAAGACGATGTCCTTGTAGGCCAGCGGCAGCCCGAGCTGGTGGCACAGCGCCTGGTGGCCCAGGCAGACCGCGAGGAACGGCTGCTCGGCGGCCAGCAGCGAGGCGACCGCCGCGCGCAGGTTCTGCATCTTGGGGTCGGTGTCGTCGCGGGGGTCGCCGGGCCCGGGGCCCACGACGACCAGGTCGTGCCCGTCGAGGCAGCCCGGCTCGTAGTCCTCGTGACGCACCACGGTGCTGCTCAGGCCGATCACGCCCATCACGTGGCGCAGCATGTTCACGAAGTCGTCCTCGCCGTCGAGGATGACCACGCTGCGCCCGGCCAGGCGGGGGTCGGGGTCCTCGTCGGCCTGGTCGGTCAGCCAGAACGACGAGAGCCGGCGGTTGCGGGCGTTGAGGGCGATCAGCACGTCCTCGTCGGCGGCCAGCTCGGCCACCGGCACGTCGGGCGCCGGCGCCGCGGGCACCAGCCCGAAGGCACTGAGGATGCCGCCGGCCTTGGCGTGCGTCTCGGCGACCTCGTACGCCGCGTCGGAGTCGCGCACCAGGGTGGCCCCGGCGGTCACCTTGAGGTTGCCCTCGAGGTCGACGTCGGCGCTGCGGATCACGATCGGGCTGTCGACGACCGGGCCGCCGCGCTCGTCGCGGCCCAGGATCGCCAGGGCCGCGCCGTAGTAGCCGCGCCCCTCCGACTCGTAGGCCTTGATCAGCCGGCAGGCGTTCTCGACGGGGCTGCCGGTGACGGTGGCGGCGTACATCGTGTCGCGCAGCACCTCGCGCGGGTCGCGGTCAGTGCGCCCGGCCAACAGGTACTCGGTGTGCACGAGGTGGGTCATCGGCTTGAGGAACGGCCCGAGCACCTGGCCACCCTCGTGGCAGATGTCGCACATCATCTTCAGCTCCTCGTCGACGACCATGAAGAGCTCGTAGATCTCCTTCTCGTCGCGCAGGAAGTCCATCAGCGGGCCCTTGACGTCGCCCTCGCGAGGGATGCGGAAGGTGCCCGAGATCGGGTTCATCCGCACGTCGCCGTCGTGGATCGAGACGTGCCGCTCGGGGCTGGCGCCGATGAGGAACCGGTCGCCGGTGAAGAAGACGTAGGTCCAGTAGGCGCCGCGCTCGCGCTCGAGCAGGCGCTTGAAGACGGTCAGCGCCGTCGCCACGCCCCAGTCGGCGACCTTCGCGCGGTAGTGGCGACCGACGACGA
The Nocardioides marinisabuli genome window above contains:
- a CDS encoding HAMP domain-containing sensor histidine kinase, translated to MTPAPGRSRRLGFRRSLAGRVTLLTTMAVGLTVALVAAGTYLTMRMQLQDSLDESLLDRARAAASADALQQLTVANDIPSWALGAGDIRIAFLTAEPEPEVVSADRSPDAARIALGDPETLVALRGRGSSLRTVEAGGERFRVVAVPAQSTGQALVIAQSLEAQEKVLAKVGVVTLLLGLAGVVLAGFAGWGVARNGLKPVRRLTGAVETIARTEQLTPIPVEGDDEIARLSTSFNQMLAALEASRDRQRRLVADAGHELRTPLTSLRTNIDLLSQATAADDDPHALHLPPEARQELMDDVRAQTEELTTLIGDLVELARDEPLAHVVETIDLAELVEHAVSRVRRRAPGVRFEVHTDAWEVVGESGTLERAVTNLLDNAAKWSPAGGTVRVHLADGELSVDDEGPGIAEHDRPHVFERFYRAEESRSMPGSGLGLAIVAQAAERHSGSVRAEASAYGGARLVLRLPGRPPAPRDL
- a CDS encoding thioesterase family protein, translated to MDLSFFTRDGDVLVPTEMALSSWSGDQLHGVAVSGALGRAAEQAVEAIGRAELVPVRLTVDLFRATRMRPCRLETTVVREGPRLCLVDVHLLQDGDDTEDGPVATARASVLFLRTGEAPTGEVWMPQDAPQPPPVEVAPVSDQPHVPYLRSDADWSQNFREHQNAGRKTTWNTPPAIVSGEPLTGFQAAAAMADGTSLTSNWGSRGVEHINADITLTLARRPVGVTVGLHATDRVEHDGIAVGTATLFDREGRLGTTVVTAMSNTKRSVDLGSDDRARGDDV
- the zwf gene encoding glucose-6-phosphate dehydrogenase, which encodes MEKPHVVVLFGATGDLARRKLLPGLLHLFQADLLRDAKIVGTSLEDMTDDDFVDLARKACQEFAKDDFDADTWHDFAAMLSYVSQGAGTEALRDEVYRAETLLPGDIHDKRRLHYLSVPPSAALDVLKQLDECGLVERSRVVMEKPFGTDLESAKALNARVHEVFDESQVFRIDHFLGKEAAQNILAFRFANGLFEPIWNRNFIDHVQIDVPETLGLEGRTSFYEATGAYRDMVVTHLMQVLTFMAMEPPTSLTQDPIGDEKLKVFRSMKPIEPHHVVRGQYAGYRGKDEVADDSDTETFTALRVEIDNWRWAGVPFYLRTGKKLAESARIISIAFKEPPLTMFPAGSGVGRHGPDHLTFDLADQSRMSLSFYGKRPGPGMKLDKLSMQFATHDTPSSGLVLEAYERLIHDAMRGDHTLFTTADGIEELWAKSAPLLEDPPPVRSYPPGSWGPNAIHQLIAPRAWRLPFEREWRDPNTNEA
- a CDS encoding anthranilate synthase component I family protein, whose protein sequence is MSGPPSDPVAVFEQVAATHERCFWLDGGGAREWSGRRSILGWCEPDDVSLTYDAGRREVTRHSGGRAEVVGDDVFAVLEAELAAGGPADQWFGHLGYACRPDLPARPSLDVPDAVWMRPSHVRFFEHPDMAAGPGGLETVAAPPPRPASAAYRAAFAEVQERLHAGDTYEVNLTLREEVVSGLDPVAAYLRLRALNPAPYAGFLQHDVAGARGWLLSSSPERYALVGADRVLETKPIKGTAPRGADAASDTALRERLAGDPKQRAENLMVVDLLRNDVAGVCEPGSVQVPTLMEVETYASLHQLVSVVRGRLRDEVTTVGALRALFPAGSMTGAPKLRTMEVIDAVEESPRGAYAGAFGWLSADGRADLGVVIRALSTRGDGTWRLGTGGGVTVLSEVEDEWAEARLKADRLLAVFDA
- a CDS encoding anthranilate synthase component II, which encodes MSAPDVVVVDHHDSYTQNLVHLVAEVTGRLPRVVQHDESDPDDVLRHSHVVLSPGPGRPDDPRDFAVGVEVLRRATRPVLGVCLGMQGLVTTYGGRVGRVPPAHGTVSALTHDGRGVLTGLPQGFEVVRYHSLAALEVPACLEVSSTCAGATPEDPPVVMGVRHRDLPLEGVQFHPESVLSRHGAALVASFLRGTR
- a CDS encoding anthranilate synthase family protein, which gives rise to MTEPTTRDARAAIEAIQGHEAWAIIRRSTRIGDKDTVGLVGGRRSVVESLLDVPLEEGAPADGHIADRLLAIPFRQVAERGFEAHDDGTPLVVVDVETELEFSVAEVVEAIDDTGVEFTDRGGFETDDAAYAKVVDTIIRDEIGQGEGANLVVGRHYRAKVADWGVATALTVFKRLLERERGAYWTYVFFTGDRFLIGASPERHVSIHDGDVRMNPISGTFRIPREGDVKGPLMDFLRDEKEIYELFMVVDEELKMMCDICHEGGQVLGPFLKPMTHLVHTEYLLAGRTDRDPREVLRDTMYAATVTGSPVENACRLIKAYESEGRGYYGAALAILGRDERGGPVVDSPIVIRSADVDLEGNLKVTAGATLVRDSDAAYEVAETHAKAGGILSAFGLVPAAPAPDVPVAELAADEDVLIALNARNRRLSSFWLTDQADEDPDPRLAGRSVVILDGEDDFVNMLRHVMGVIGLSSTVVRHEDYEPGCLDGHDLVVVGPGPGDPRDDTDPKMQNLRAAVASLLAAEQPFLAVCLGHQALCHQLGLPLAYKDIVFQGTQSPVRLAGRTERVGFYNTFVGRVGDDTVLPEGVEVDTDPATGDVHALRGPHYRGIQFHAESILTQNGFDLLHTLVRDLLVGQE